The Labrus mixtus chromosome 18, fLabMix1.1, whole genome shotgun sequence DNA segment tgatttgtatttttaatgcaCAGATATATAAATGTACCGATCTTCACACTAGAGGTTGATAAATTAAAGGTATACCATACTGCttctttttacacacacatatataagaAGCATTTCTAATATTCTGatcctgtttttaaaggaaactCGTGTGTCTCAGGCTGAGTAACAGAACAGTTTTTACGCCTGTTGTTCTTCCTCTCTAAGCTTACATAACTCCCTCTTCACCTGTCTTAGCAGGACATCCCTGAATCATTTATAAGTAGTCCAGTGTGCTGCTGCAAAGCCTTCGACCTGAAAGGTCTCAAGTGACTTCGTCCTTGATCTTTTGACGCTGGCTCCATTGTCCATTGTCTAATTCATAATCTAATTTAATTTGGTGATAATATTTCAGCTCTGGCTCTCGGGGGCCGATGTTTGTTAGCTGGTCTTACATCCAGACACAAAACTAAAGGAGTCTcacagttaaagtctgtttttctgGATTTAACACCTTTGGACATTTAGCTCCAGCTGTTAAATATCCGATAtctactgagtgaaatgataaaggtatcttactatctgatcagacattaaagaaacatgttgaagtgctggcttctctgacaacaatgcagcagccagtatgtcctccttctaactttagattctgctcctgaatgatctggatttgtttggaccagagaaggtaggcggttttaacaCACCCcctacacggccgttttggatgcccctcggtttgccagatatgagagcagttatcaggtcaacaggtgttgcagcgatggaagcgggtcaagagaagtggttcagatagaagtgattgtacccgacctaaaaagcctctgcatgtttctaataagctccacgagcagaaacgtgctcaaactaggatcaatattggagatgctttttgaaaaatggagagaggttagaacacagaaaggtttacagacccatgcagagctggataaacactgaagcttcagagtccaccacatggtgacctgtgtgagcatccactctgggggggggggggggggggacagctctctatgatgtttagaatttagactgcagtacccattttaaacactaggtgtcagagttacatactgctcctttaagactCGTCTGTGATTAGTTTTGAACCTATTTGAATCTCTTTTACATCTCTTTATTATTCAACAAGTCTCTTTTTTTGAAATGCCATGTGATGTCTGGTTTAGAGTGATGATATGAAAAAGCTTTAGTGATCATTTTGGCCATTTTTAGACGTCTTTAATCACACACTATTGTTCCTATACCTTTGCTTTGTACACATGATATGAATATATTATGAGATTATTATGTATATTCTGTGATGCTCCTTTTCCCAAATACAAAGCATCTTAAAGTATTTCATCTAATGGCCACATCATGCAAGATTCTGCAGTAGCTTCAAACCTTGCAAATGAACAAAACTGCAACGAGTCGGATTAAACGTAGATAAAATTAGATATTTCACTGCAGAGAACAAAGCTATGGAACAACTTGTTGTGCTGAAAGCTCATTTGTAAAACGATTTCAGATCGACTGAGCCAGGAAAACAATAACACCTTGGGAGGGGAAGAAATGAGGCAAACGCTTTGAATACTGAACACTTAGATGTACCTGAGACAATAGCTGGAATAACAAGGACACTGTGGTGCAATCTAAAGTAAGAGTTGAAATCCcactgacagaaaaagaaaagcagtggTGGAGGTGATGTGTGTGGGCTGAGCACTTCTGGAGGATTCACTAACCTAGAAAACAAGTCAGCCACTTTGCAATGCTAATTCATAGAAAGCGTCTCAGAGCCCctgcaatgtttgtttttctctctgcacaAAGTACAGTATGTAGAACAGTGAGGGTTAAAGCCCGCAGCTCCAGTGGAGGGACTCGTGCCCACCAACccagcagcagcaaaaacaactCACTTGTTATAATTTGCATGTCGTGTTCTGTTTGTGTCGAGGAAGCTTTTGTAGAACTCGGCCATTTCTTCACTGCCCAGAGTCCTCCGTCGTCCTGAaggagaacgagagagagagagaggacgcaGCACACAAAATGATATTCTCATTTCCTTCTCATATCTCCAGATGttacacacatttttgtttggGATTATCAGATTTAAGTCTGTCAGGCTGAGCAGTCTTCATTTCTGACACAATCTGACAGACTAAAAAACAGCATGCAGGATTTTTAATCTCCCGTTCTTCAAATAGAATCCTGTGCACAGGAGAGTGTCTGGTGTGCAAAAGAGTCTTAGCATGTGaataggacacacacacacacacacacacacacacacacacacacacacacacacacacacacacacacacacacacacacacacacacacacacacacacacacacacacacacacacacacacacacacacacacacacacacacacacacacacacacacacacacacacacacacacacacacacacacacacacacacacacacacacacacacacacacacacacacacacacacacacacacacacacacacacacacacacacacacacacacacacacacacacacacacacagcttatgATTCAGTATGTCTGCAcatctcctcacctgtctcatCTCGTGCTGTCAGGCCTTTTGCATTCAGCTGTGAAATGATGAAAGCTTCTTTATCCTGCAGaaagcatgaaaatgtttattttactttctatAGAATTAAgaacatacataaaaaaaaggaaacagtagCAACAGACAAACCGAGTTATCTGCACGAGTCGCTGAGCAAGAAAGGGAATCAGAAGTGAAGTGGGAGCTGAGTGGTCTCCATAATAAAGTGGCAGGTAAAACTTAAATTGGATTCACTGCATAGAGAAATGCATAACATAAACTGTTGTTTAGTTCAGCTCATGAGGTTTTATAGTGCAATGGCGCCATCTGCTGGTGAGGTTAAGAAATATCTGCATGCTGAAAACAGGAACATCCTCTGAGATGTCATTTTTGATGAATAATGACGACAGTTATGATGTGACACTGATTCTGTTGACGCTCTGCCTGTGCTGGGAGGTCAGAGTCAGAGGTCagagtcagaggtcagaggtcagctgcAGGGGCTCAGGGTGGAGGATGTTTGCTGACTCAGAAGCTTCCCTCCAGTTCAGCTGGTTTAATGGGAGGTTTGTCTGTAAGTGTGTCATACTTCTGCCTGAACATTTCCACAGAAAACTATTTCCTTCTTAATGAAACTCTTGAAACAATAAGTGATTAATCAAAAAACGGATGCAGATATATCTGTGTAGGTTGAACTATTCCTGGAGTGTTAACGTCTtttataaataacaaaacaagataTAAACCTTGCTGAAGGTGAAGTTTTGTTTGGTCCAGAAGTCGTGGTTCCAGTCCTCCGTCTCCTGCCTCAGGTGTCTCAGATGTTTCTCCAGCTCCGTTTCGTTTTCGGGGACGTGGTAGACGATCGGCCGCAGGTTTGAAAGAGGGTTCGGCGGACCGATCCAGTCGTGTGTGGCGCTCGCTGCTGGCCTGAAGGGCAATCTCTATAGAGCAatgaagaaaagcaaaaagatTAAATTCAGTTTGCTTACACCGAGTAATCAGACACATGGGGAAGGCACATGGTTCACAGACGCAGCTGCCTTCAGCCACCTGCTTATCATTTCTAAGCAGACGGCCGGATGAGACGAGCTAAGCAGCAGAGCAAACGTTCCAGGACTCAGAGACTAGGCAACAGGTGAATATAACTGCAGATATAGAGTCAGCTGAACGCTCCAGGAGtgattatattcattttaaaaaatgatatagTTCTAAAAATGAATACTGTCTCTCTATCATCAGTTCACACATAACTGGGACTCATTGTAAATGTTCACCAGTAcccaaaaactaaataataagctttggatcaagcttcaaattaactatgactgagaacctacacagacgtGTTTGTATTTATGATCAATTACTAGATTTATGattttgtcaacttttttgctTCTACTCCACTTTAACtcgaaggtcaacacttttcaCATCATAATTTTGTCATTCTTCTTTaaggaaaagctaaagacccagctctttcatgaatacctactaacttaatgatgatggtctccatattattgatgatgatgatggtaatgacgatggtttttgtttgataacgacgacttataagatggtttctatactgattagagctctcaagaactgccctcaatgttgtgctttgcctctggtcacttcctgtcagcacctgtgtgtccaatcagactcaaagctgatcgtttgctcttactgacattgttcccttttttctagatccttgcttgtgttgttcttactctctgatgtacgtcactttggataaaagcgtctgctaagtgaattgtagaattcttcttcttgtgtgaTTCAAACCACATACGTCAGAATGCAGTGATCTCGACTTGGATTTTAAAACCAATATGGAAGCTTCATCATTACCTTTCAACTTTACAGTCATTTACAACCAAAACCGAAGGAGTGGAATCTTATTTTGTTTGAGTTGCAATCCTCACAATATCTTAAATAGTTCATCTGTGCTTTCTAAACTTTCCTTTGAAAACGATAAACTCATCAGCAAGTATGACCACAAGAGTAATGTAAAGCAATACAATAGCTTTTACAAAACTTCTACATTATCAGTTTTTGTTGACATGGTCAGAAAAAGTGATTGTTCTGAAGTAAGGGAAGAAAGTTTTAACCTCTGCCGTCAGAAAGAGCTCATCTAAAATGTAAACTAACGTAAGGATAGGCtagaccagggatgggcaactttggtcacaacAAGGGGCCACaatcatttaattctcactgccagggggccaaattgtagaatacaaaaacgattacagtcaattatgtctccaatttaactcaacatataccagtgatcaaatattattatggacatatttctggttttcatgacttcatggcagattttgtcatgtttttcttcctgtttccaattaattgatgtgtaaaaatttacctgagggccacgttgagggttgatggggacCCCTGTTCTAGACTGAAACTAAGAACTTtttctcattcatttttttattttacttaattttgTCAACACGCAATACAGTAAGTCCCGCCTCTAACATGGCAAACAGCCAATAAGACTTTAGAAATTTTAGAGCGGCATCTgtggtggccaatcagatttcaagtcACATTTGGAACATCACCTGTGGACAGGCTCCTCCTTCTACCACTAATGTAGAATTAAAGCTTAGCAACCACATTAGCAACTGTGTCATggcaacacacgcacacacaggtcAACAACTCTGAACAGGCTGTGACGGTAACGAGGAAGTTAACACTGCTGGTCAGTCAAACATTCATATCTGTTCATCTTCTGTAGAGGTTAGACTGTGTTTGTGATGATTTACGTACCTTTGGTTTTTTGTCCTGTTTGGCTTCCTGTACGGAGCTGCACAGCCGAGTGTTTGCAGCTGATAAGCGGTGTGGGCGCAGAGGAGCGTGGAGGGTGAAAATCCTCCGTGACAAACaccccactgctgctgctgctaatgttgTTGATGTGGAGGACGCCATTTTTATTAACCGAAACTAAACTGTATTCAGAACACAGAAACCTGCTGTTAATTTAATCCTACTCTACAGTTTAGGGGGGAGTTGTTGTAGGTGTCCTTCGAGGAGCACAGCCACCCGCTTAGTGACGTAAATCCGACAATGAAACGGTGGGCTTCATAAAGTCACCGGCACGGTCAGGGTGGAGTCAGCCGGGCGGGGTTATCATTAAATGAGGGGCGGGTCTTTTACTCAAAGTGGGACTGTTACTACTTTAATTTTGACGTATTTCTATTCACGGTATTATTTTAATCCTACTTTATAAATTATTTTACCCTTAACAATTTGAAAACTTCTTCTGCCAATGATTtacataaattaaattaataaattaaattaataatatttaaaaaaatatttggtgacatttgactttaaattaTGCTGGAATTTTGTCACTAATGTATTAACATGTATTAACATTTTTCACACTGTAGCCGGCTGCAGCACTAAATGTTTCTTATTTCTCAATCTGTTGGGCTATTGTTGAAGAAGTGTAAAGTACagttatttaatttc contains these protein-coding regions:
- the LOC132993177 gene encoding cytochrome c oxidase assembly factor 8; the protein is MASSTSTTLAAAAVGCLSRRIFTLHAPLRPHRLSAANTRLCSSVQEAKQDKKPKRLPFRPAASATHDWIGPPNPLSNLRPIVYHVPENETELEKHLRHLRQETEDWNHDFWTKQNFTFSKDKEAFIISQLNAKGLTARDETGRRRTLGSEEMAEFYKSFLDTNRTRHANYNKEWYRRNFTITLLMARVSLSNMWRTVTDRHKSKKNSTPTT